A segment of the Manis javanica isolate MJ-LG chromosome 10, MJ_LKY, whole genome shotgun sequence genome:
CATTGGCTGAGATATGTTCCCAAAGTCTTGCTTAAAAAGTACttgaggggaggaggggggcagAAGGGATAGAACAAGAGGCAGGGGAGAGTCGTCCCAGACCTAGCGGGTGCATCTTTGGTGCCTCTAAGTCCCCAGtgtcttatctttttctttcagagCCAGGGTTGGGCCTGAGGCTGTGGACAGAATCAGAAAATGGGTGGAGGGTAGGAGGGAAATGGGATGAGCTGGGTGAGGGTCCAGCGGGGATGAGAGGAGAGGAGCACACAGGGTGGGGTGTGCGGCCGGGCGGGAGCACCGCTGAGGATCACTGGAGCTGCCTTCTCCTCTGTCAGAACCAGTTTGACCATCCTTTCCTCTGGGACATACAGGGCAGGTCCTGAGTGAGGGTCTTATGAGAGGGATGAGGGGCAGAGGGATGGAATGAAGGCTACTCACCAACCCACTCCCCAAAGCACAGCCTTCCTCCAGTCTTGCAGGAGGGTACATATCAATGCCTTctcactctcttttctttccatcgAGTTCCAATGTTCTACCTCATCGTATCCCCTCCCACCAACTAGCCCAGGGACCACCACTTGTCACCAGTAAGGGGACCGCACCAGCTGGAATTCCTGCCCCTTCCTGCTACTTCAGCGGGAGTCCCTCCCTTCCCCAATCCTGCAGGGTCTGGCCAGCCTCATCAGCCCCATATCTCCCCACCCTCATTCTGCAGCCACAAAGCCTTTCTCCCCAGCTGCCCCCTACAAGCAGGGACACCCCtacaccctactctgcctaacaACCACTAACCCTCCtgtctcttcctccaggaagaccaCAGCGATCCTCACACTAACCATGATGCCCTTGAATGCCCCATCGTCTCCCTCCTTGATGATAATTTGATGATTGTGCCCCTAACTAGGATGAAAGCTCAGGTCTTATCAGCAAGTTCTTTTATTTATCAATTCAACCACTAATTACCTAGCAAGTATTGGGTCAGGCACAACTGGGCCATAGGGTGTCACTGTGAACCATGATTGCCTGGCCAGAGGGGGAGAGACAgccactcacacattcacacagggGTCCCAAGTAGGAGAAGCCCACCTTCTGAGTCTGTGACTGGGGGCTGCAGCAGCCTCACCCTGACAGAGGAGCCAGAGCCAGAAGCACCCACCCCAGGCCTGCGAACCCTGCCCCTCGGTATTTGTTTCTCCTGCAACTGGCACTGGATGGCACTCAAGATTATTTGTGGAAAGAAAGGGGGTTAAAAGGAATCAGGAGGGATTCCAGGCAGGAATTCCTGAGTTCATGTGAGCAAGGGCCTCCTGTGTGCACCTCTCTCTGTCCTGTACTAGGAAAAGGCCTTCCCTCCTTCCGGGGCTCAATCACACATTCATTCACGGATACTGCTCAAATTAATACATTTCCCGGGTGTGCCTGGTGCCCCCTTAAGTGCGCTCCCTGCCCGTCGTGAGGAGAGCGCAGCCTGGGGCTGGGACGCTTAGCGACCTAAAGGGTGTCATTGAGCCCAAGTGGCGGGCTAACATCGACCCACCTCAACCAGCCCGCCCCAAAATGCTTCATGGGCTGTGGGTGCAGTTGGCTTGAAGCAGAGGGTGCGAGGAGACACAAACAGGCCCCGACACAAGGACCCCTGCGCCCCCTGCCGTCGCTGCCAAGCCGCGCCATCCGCACCGCGCCCGCCAACCAGCACGGCCCGGACGGGCGTGCCCCTCGCGCCCGGGGCATAAAAGTCCGCGCCCTCCACGAACGCCCACTTCTGGTCCCAACACAGACCCAGGAAGATCCCACCATGGTGCTGTCTGACGAAGACAAGAGCAACATCAAGGCCGCCTGGGCTAAGGTTGGCAGCCATGCCGGCGAATACGGCGCCGAGGCCCTGGAGAGGTGAGgcccctcctttctccccaccGCCCCTGGCGTCCTTGTCCTGGACCATCCCCACCTAACCGACCCACCGCCGCCCTCTCCCGCAGGACCTTCCTGTCCTTCCCCACCACCAAGACCTACTTCCCCCACTTCGACCTGAGCCACGGCTCCGCCCAGGTCAAGGCTCACGGCAAGAAGGTGGGCGAGGCGCTGAACAACGCCGTGGCCCACCTGAACGACCTGCCGACCGCCCTGTCGGCTCTGAGCGACCTGCACGCGTTCAAGCTGCGTGTGGACCCCGTCAACTTCAAGGTCAGCTCGCGGGCTCGGTCGGGACAGAGCTGGGATGGAGGGCGACCCTCCTGGCAGGGCTGAGAGTCCCGAGGTGGATCGCCCGCGGTTGTGCCCGGTGCCCCCTGATACGCGGTCTCTCCACAGCTCCTCTCCCACTGCCTGCTGGTGACTCTGGCCAGCCACCACCCCGAGGACTTCACCCCTGCCGTCCACGCCTCTCTGGACAAGTTCTTGACCTCCGTGAGCACCGTGCTGACCTCCAAATACCGTTAAGCTGGAGCCGTGGcgcccctgccccttcctgggcCCCCTTGTGCTCAGCGCGCCTGCACTTTCTGACCTTTGAATAAAGTCTGAGCGGCTGCAGCCCGTGTGGGCCCGGGTCCTCTGTGCGCCACCGTGCCACGAGCGGGGTGGTTTTCCTTGCCTCCTACTGAGGACTGAAGATCTATCCACGGAGGGTGAAAGAGAGGGCAGGGGTGAAGGAGGGGAGTGGAGCCAGTGAAGCCACGGCCGTGCCTCAGTGTTGCCTGAGCACATTCACGCCTCCTTGCATGTCTTTCCAGAAC
Coding sequences within it:
- the LOC118968999 gene encoding hemoglobin subunit alpha — its product is MGCGCSWLEAEGARRHKQAPTQGPLRPLPSLPSRAIRTAPANQHGPDGRAPRARGIKVRALHERPLLVPTQTQEDPTMVLSDEDKSNIKAAWAKVGSHAGEYGAEALERTFLSFPTTKTYFPHFDLSHGSAQVKAHGKKVGEALNNAVAHLNDLPTALSALSDLHAFKLRVDPVNFKLLSHCLLVTLASHHPEDFTPAVHASLDKFLTSVSTVLTSKYR